The genomic DNA TTGGAGAATATCGGGGATTTATGGGCAAAAGCCTTAGAAAACATCGAAAAGAAAATCAGCAAGCCCAGTTTTGATACATGGCTCAAATCGACCAAGGCTCATTCGATCCAAGGCGATACGCTTGTTATCACTGCACCGAATGAATTTGCCCGGGATTGGCTTGAAGGACGCTACTCACAGCTCATTTCAGGTGTACTATACGATATTACCGGTGAAGAGCTGCTGATCAAATTCATCATTCCTCAGAATCAAGAACCCGAGGAATTCGATATACCGCTTCCGCCAAAGAAGGCATCGAAGGATGATGAGCATCAGGATCTCAACCAGAATATGCTCAATGCGAAATACACATTCGACACATTTGTCATTGGATCAGGGAACCGCTTTGCCCATGCCGCTTCACTCGCTGTAGCGGAAGCCCCGGCAAAAGCGTACAATCCGCTGTTCATCTATGGGGGCGTAGGACTGGGAAAAACCCACTTGATGCACGCCATCGGTCACTACGTACTCGAACATAATCCTTCTGCGAAGGTTGTCTACTTATCTTCCGAGAAATTCACGAATGAGTTCATCAATTCCATCAGGGATAATAAAGCCGTCGATTTCCGCAATAAATATCGAAATGTCGACGTGCTTCTCATTGATGATATTCAATTCCTGGCAGGAAAAGAACAAACGCAGGAAGAGTTCTTCCATACATTCAACACGCTGCATGAAGAAAGCAAACAGATCGTCATCTCAAGCGACCGGCCTCCAAAAGAGATCCCGACGCTTGAAGACAGACTCCGCTCCCGTTTCGAATGGGGTCTGATCACGGATATCACGCCACCTGACCTTGAGACCAGGATTGCGATCCTTCGCAAAAAGGCGAAGGCGGAAGGCCTTGATATCCCGAATGAAGCGATGCTGTACATTGCCAATCAGATTGATTCCAATATCCGGGAGCTTGAAGGAGCCTTGATTCGTGTCGTGGCGTATTCATCTCTCATCAATAAAGATATCAACGCGGACCTTGCCGCTGAAGCATTGAAAGATATCATCCCGAGCTCCAAGCCGCGCGTGATCACCATCCAGGAGATCCAGCGCGTCGTCGGGGAGCATTTCAATGTGAAGCTTGAGGACTTCAAAGCGAAGAAGCGTACGAAGTCCATTGCGTTCCCGCGGCAGATCGCCATGTACCTATCCCGTGAAATGACCGACTCTTCTTTACCGAAAATCGGGGAAGAGTTCGGCGGACGGGATCATACGACCGTCATCCACGCCCACGAGAAGATCAGTACGCTCCTTGGGGCCGATGCGTTGCTTCAACAGCAGCTGAAAGATATTCGTGAAACGCTGAAAAACTGATTTTTTCACCCACAGACCAAGTGGGCCATGTGAATAACCCGAACCAGATAGCACACAGTCTGTCCACATGTGGATAGGCTGTGTTTCCGTTCGATTCACATACTTATCCACATATCAACAGGCCCTATTACTATTATTACTACTTTTTTAAATAAATTATTATTATATGTGCGTCCTAAAAAATTATGTGCAATTGGGAGGAAATTGATCATGAAATTTGTTATCCAGAGGGATAAACTCGTGCAAAGCGTCCAAGATGTCATGAAAGCCGTCACATCCAGAACAACGATTCCGATTTTGACAGGGATCAAGATCATTGCGACAGAAGATGGTGTTACGCTGACTGGAAGCGACTCCGATATCTCGATCGAATCGTTCATCCCGAATGAAGAAGAAGGAAAAGAGATTGTGGAAATCATGCAGCCTGGGGGAATTGTCCTTCAAGCGAAGTTCTTCAGTGAAATCGTCAAGAAGCTTCCGAGGGATACAGTGGAGATGGAAGTATTGAATCATTTCCAAACGGTGATCCGTTCCGGTCAGGCCGAGTTCAACTTGAATGGTCTTGACCCCGAAGAATATCCTCATCTTCCGCAGATTGAAGAAGGAAACGGGATCAAAGTGTCGACAGACCTTCTGAAGACAATGATCCGCCAGACCGTGTTCGCAGTGTCCACCTCAGAAACACGCCCGATCTTGACAGGTGTAAACTGTCAGGTTGAGGACGGGTCGTTAAGCTGTATTGCAACAGACAGCCACAGGCTCGCCATGAGGAAAGCACCGATTGAAACGAATCATGATGCATCATACAATATCGTCATTCCTGGTAAGAGCCTGAACGAACTGAATAAGATCCTTGATGATACGGATGAGCCTGTCGAGATTGTCATCACTGAGAATCAAGTCCTGTTCAAGGCGAAGCATCTGCTGTTCTTCTCAAGGCTGCTGGAAGGTAACTACCCGGATACAACGCGCCTGATCCCGACGGATACGAAAACCGGAATCACCCTCAATACGAAAGAATTCTTGCAGGCCATCGACCGTGCGTCCCTCCTTGCAAGGGAAGGAAGGAATAATGTCGTCAAGCTTTCGACTCTTGAAGGCGGTATGATCGAGATTTCTTCCAACACACCTGAGATCGGGAAGGTCATCGAGCAGGTTCAAAGTCAGTCCATCGAGGGAGAAGAGCTCAAGATCTCCTTCAGTGCCAAATACATGATGGACGCCCTGAAAGCCATCGAAGGAACGGAAATCCATGTGAATTTCACAGGAGCCATGAGACCGTTCGTCCTTCGTCCGCTCCATGACGACTCCATCCTTCAGCTGATCCTGCCGGTCCGTACGTACTGATCGAAAAGCCAATGCCGATTAAAGGCGTTGGCTTTTTCCTTTCTTAAAACAGTTAACGCCTTTTTTATTCCGAACCCTCCAGCTCCCAATGTTTCAGCTGGTTGTGACTTGTCCCGGTTTAGAGTAAAATAAACTATTAGAGACTTTACACGGAAAGTAGTGATTCGAAGTGGCACAACCAATCAAGATCGAGACGGAAATCATCACACTCGGACAATTTCTCAAGCTTGCCGAAGTCATTCAATCTGGCGGCATGGCGAAATGGTTCCTGAGTGAATATGAAGTATATGTGAATGGTGAACAGGATCAACGCAGGGGCAGGAAACTGGCGGTGGGAGATACCGTTGAAATCCCAGAAGTGGGGACGTTTGTTGTTACCGGAGAATAATAAAGGATGTCGTGTCCATGTACATTGAACAATTAGAGCTGAAAAATTACCGGAATTACGAGTCCATCGATGTGACGTTCGAGAATAAAGTGAACGTCATTCTCGGGGAAAATGCCCAGGGGAAAACGAATATCATGGAGTCCATCTACGTTTTGGCCATGGCCAAGTCCCACCGTACATCAAATGACAAAGATTTAATCCGTTGGGATGAGGAATATGCTAAAATAAAAGGTAGGATACAAAAACATAATGGGCCGATACCTTTAGAGCTTGTGCTATCGAAGAAAGGCAAAAAGGCAAAATGTAACCATCTGGAGCAGCAGAAGCTGAGCCAGTACGTCGGAAATATGAATGTGGTTATGTTTGCCCCTGAAGATCTCCATCTCGTAAAAGGGAGTCCTCAGGTGAGACGCCGTTTCATCGATATGGAAATAGGCCAGGTTTCGCCTGTTTATTTGCATGATATCAGTCTTTACCAGAAAATTTTACAGCAGCGGAATCATTATCTGAAACAATTGCAGACAAGGAAGCAGAAGGATCAGACGATGCTTGATGTGTTGACTGAGCAGTTTATCGAAATGGCTGTGAAGATCACAAAGAAGCGGTTTGAGTTTGTTCGTATGCTCGAAAGTTGGGCCAAACCGATTCATTCAGGCATATCAAGGAATCTTGAAACCCTCCAAATCCTATATAAACCGTCTTTAGAGGTATCAGATGATCAAGAATGGTCGAAAATGGTAGAGATATATGAACGGAAATTCGATCAGATCCGTGAACGTGAAATCGACCGCGGGGTGACCCTGGTGGGACCTCATCGGGATGATCTTCAATTTATCGTGAATGATCGAGATGTCCAGACGTTCGGTTCTCAGGGACAACAGAGGACGACGGCTCTGTCGGTGAAGCTTGCGGAAATTGAATTGATCCATTCAGAGATCAAGGAGTACCCGATCCTGCTTCTCGATGACGTTTTGTCCGAACTTGATGATTATCGACAGTCCCACTTGCTCAATACCATACAAGGGAAGGTTCAGACCTTCGTCACCACGACGAACGTCGATGGGATCGACCATCAGACCCTGAATGAAGCAACCACATTCCACGTGGAAGCCGGTACGATGAAAAGATTGAAATGAGGTGTTACCTTGTACATTCATGTAGGAGAAGATGTCATGGTGCGTACGGATGAAATCATTGCCATTATCGATCGTGACACCGTTCAATTTTCAGAGGAAATACAGCGTCTGCTTAAACAAAAAGATAAAGACCTTTGCAATCTCGCAAAGGGTTCATATAAATCTCTCGTCATCACGTTCAATCAGCTTTATTTATCCCCGCTTGCTTCAAGCACATTGAAGAAGCGCTCCAAGAAGTACTCAAGTTATGAGAACTTACTATAGAATTCAAAAGCCCTGAAGGTTAGAAAGTGTAGGTGAATCAGTATGGCTATGGACCAACAGCAAGGTCAATCCTATGATGAAAATCAGATACAGGTTTTAGAAGGGTTAGAGGCCGTCAGAAAAAGACCGGGTATGTATATCGGTTCCACAAGCGGTCGAGGCTTGCACCATCTCGTGTGGGAAATCGTCGATAACAGTATTGATGAAGCACTCGCAGGATACTGTGATCACATCGAGGTCATCATCGAGAAAGACAACAGCATTACCGTCAAGGATAACGGACGCGGTATCCCAGTCGGGATCCACGAAAAAATGGGGCGTCCAGCAGTCGAAGTCATCATGACGGTCCTTCACGCCGGAGGTAAATTCGGCGGCGGCGGATACAAAGTGTCCGGCGGACTTCACGGTGTAGGGGCATCCGTCGTGAACGCCCTGTCCACCGAGCTTGAAATCTATGTGCACCGGGAAGGACACATCCACTATCAGAAATTCGAGAAGGGTGTTCCGAGCTTTGATTTGAAGGTGATCGGTGATACGGATAAGACCGGTACGATCATCCACTTCACACCGGATCCCGAGATCTTCACGGAAACGACGGAGTATGACTATGATACCCTCGCGAACCGGATCAGGGAGCTTGCCTTCCTGAACAAGGGCATCCAGATCAGCATTGAAGATAAGCGCGGAGAGGAACCCCGCCGCAAGGATTTCCACTACGAAGGTGGGATCAAATCCTACGTGGAGCATTTGAACAGGACCAAGGAAGTCATCCACGAAGAGCCGATCTTCATTGAAGGTGAGCGGGATGACATCACCGTTGAGATCGCCATTCAATACAATGATGGATTTGCAAGCAACATTTACTCGTTTGCAAATAACATCCATACCCATGAAGGCGGTACCCACGAATCAGGCTTCAAAACGGCACTGACACGGATCATCAATGATTACGCCAGGAAGAACAGCGTCTTCAAAGACAGTGATGCCAATCTTTCAGGGGAAGACGTACGTGAAGGACTCACTGCGATCATCTCCATCAAGCACCCGGATCCGCAGTTCGAAGGCCAGACCAAGACGAAGCTCGGAAACTCGGAAGCCCGTCAAATCACGGATACTCTATTCTCTGAGCATCTTGAAACCTTCCTCCTTGAGAACCCGGTCGTCGCGCGTAAGGTCGTGGAAAAAGGACTCATGGCGGCACGTGCACGTATGGCTGCCAAAAAAGCCCGTGAACTCACACGCCGTAAGAGTGCACTGGAAGTTTCAAGCCTGCCTGGTAAACTGGCAGACTGTTCGTCCAAGGACCCTGGTATCAGCGAAATCTACGTGGTTGAGGGTGACTCCGCCGGTGGATCTGCGAAACAGGGGCGTGACCGTCACTTCCAGGCGATCCTTCCACTGCGTGGTAAGATCATCAACGTCGAAAAAGCACGCCTGGATAAGATCCTGTCCAACAATGAAATTCGTGCCATCATCACAGCGCTCGGAACAGGGATCGGTGAAGACTTCGATCTATCGAAGGCACGCTATCATAAAGTCGTCATCATGACCGATGCCGATGTCGACGGTGCCCATATCCGGACGCTGCTTCTGACATTCTTCTATCGTTATATGAGGCAGATCATCGAAGCGGGTTACATCTACATCGCACAGCCGCCATTGTATAAGATCCAGCAGGGCAAGAGGATCCAGTACGCTTACAATGATAAAGAACTCGA from Rossellomorea marisflavi includes the following:
- the dnaA gene encoding chromosomal replication initiator protein DnaA gives rise to the protein MENIGDLWAKALENIEKKISKPSFDTWLKSTKAHSIQGDTLVITAPNEFARDWLEGRYSQLISGVLYDITGEELLIKFIIPQNQEPEEFDIPLPPKKASKDDEHQDLNQNMLNAKYTFDTFVIGSGNRFAHAASLAVAEAPAKAYNPLFIYGGVGLGKTHLMHAIGHYVLEHNPSAKVVYLSSEKFTNEFINSIRDNKAVDFRNKYRNVDVLLIDDIQFLAGKEQTQEEFFHTFNTLHEESKQIVISSDRPPKEIPTLEDRLRSRFEWGLITDITPPDLETRIAILRKKAKAEGLDIPNEAMLYIANQIDSNIRELEGALIRVVAYSSLINKDINADLAAEALKDIIPSSKPRVITIQEIQRVVGEHFNVKLEDFKAKKRTKSIAFPRQIAMYLSREMTDSSLPKIGEEFGGRDHTTVIHAHEKISTLLGADALLQQQLKDIRETLKN
- the dnaN gene encoding DNA polymerase III subunit beta encodes the protein MKFVIQRDKLVQSVQDVMKAVTSRTTIPILTGIKIIATEDGVTLTGSDSDISIESFIPNEEEGKEIVEIMQPGGIVLQAKFFSEIVKKLPRDTVEMEVLNHFQTVIRSGQAEFNLNGLDPEEYPHLPQIEEGNGIKVSTDLLKTMIRQTVFAVSTSETRPILTGVNCQVEDGSLSCIATDSHRLAMRKAPIETNHDASYNIVIPGKSLNELNKILDDTDEPVEIVITENQVLFKAKHLLFFSRLLEGNYPDTTRLIPTDTKTGITLNTKEFLQAIDRASLLAREGRNNVVKLSTLEGGMIEISSNTPEIGKVIEQVQSQSIEGEELKISFSAKYMMDALKAIEGTEIHVNFTGAMRPFVLRPLHDDSILQLILPVRTY
- the yaaA gene encoding S4 domain-containing protein YaaA; the encoded protein is MAQPIKIETEIITLGQFLKLAEVIQSGGMAKWFLSEYEVYVNGEQDQRRGRKLAVGDTVEIPEVGTFVVTGE
- the recF gene encoding DNA replication/repair protein RecF (All proteins in this family for which functions are known are DNA-binding proteins that assist the filamentation of RecA onto DNA for the initiation of recombination or recombinational repair.), with the protein product MYIEQLELKNYRNYESIDVTFENKVNVILGENAQGKTNIMESIYVLAMAKSHRTSNDKDLIRWDEEYAKIKGRIQKHNGPIPLELVLSKKGKKAKCNHLEQQKLSQYVGNMNVVMFAPEDLHLVKGSPQVRRRFIDMEIGQVSPVYLHDISLYQKILQQRNHYLKQLQTRKQKDQTMLDVLTEQFIEMAVKITKKRFEFVRMLESWAKPIHSGISRNLETLQILYKPSLEVSDDQEWSKMVEIYERKFDQIREREIDRGVTLVGPHRDDLQFIVNDRDVQTFGSQGQQRTTALSVKLAEIELIHSEIKEYPILLLDDVLSELDDYRQSHLLNTIQGKVQTFVTTTNVDGIDHQTLNEATTFHVEAGTMKRLK
- the remB gene encoding extracellular matrix regulator RemB: MYIHVGEDVMVRTDEIIAIIDRDTVQFSEEIQRLLKQKDKDLCNLAKGSYKSLVITFNQLYLSPLASSTLKKRSKKYSSYENLL
- the gyrB gene encoding DNA topoisomerase (ATP-hydrolyzing) subunit B; amino-acid sequence: MDQQQGQSYDENQIQVLEGLEAVRKRPGMYIGSTSGRGLHHLVWEIVDNSIDEALAGYCDHIEVIIEKDNSITVKDNGRGIPVGIHEKMGRPAVEVIMTVLHAGGKFGGGGYKVSGGLHGVGASVVNALSTELEIYVHREGHIHYQKFEKGVPSFDLKVIGDTDKTGTIIHFTPDPEIFTETTEYDYDTLANRIRELAFLNKGIQISIEDKRGEEPRRKDFHYEGGIKSYVEHLNRTKEVIHEEPIFIEGERDDITVEIAIQYNDGFASNIYSFANNIHTHEGGTHESGFKTALTRIINDYARKNSVFKDSDANLSGEDVREGLTAIISIKHPDPQFEGQTKTKLGNSEARQITDTLFSEHLETFLLENPVVARKVVEKGLMAARARMAAKKARELTRRKSALEVSSLPGKLADCSSKDPGISEIYVVEGDSAGGSAKQGRDRHFQAILPLRGKIINVEKARLDKILSNNEIRAIITALGTGIGEDFDLSKARYHKVVIMTDADVDGAHIRTLLLTFFYRYMRQIIEAGYIYIAQPPLYKIQQGKRIQYAYNDKELDRILGEISPTPKPGIQRYKGLGEMNPEQLWETTMDPESRTLLQVSLQDAIEADETFEILMGDKVEPRRNFIEENAAYVKNLDI